In a single window of the Acinetobacter tibetensis genome:
- the argB gene encoding acetylglutamate kinase, producing MPHQQTGIDKAQILTEALPYIQRFSGKTLVVKYGGNAMTDPELESSFARDIVLLKTVGLNPIVVHGGGPQVDSFLKQLGRESDRIDGMRVTDPATMEVVEMVLGGSVNKSIVNLINQHGGRAIGLTGKDGNLIRARKLLMQKNQEDGSVKEIDLGLVGEVVGVKTDVLEMFTQSDFIPVIAPLGVDDQGNTYNINADLVAGKVAEALGAEKLILLTNITGVLDENKNLLTGLTTQEVDRLIETGVIYGGMIPKVGCALDAVKGGVVSAHIVDGRVPHATLLEIFTDHGVGTLITNRAKH from the coding sequence CCGTATATTCAACGTTTTTCGGGTAAAACGCTGGTCGTAAAATATGGCGGCAATGCAATGACCGATCCAGAGCTAGAAAGCTCATTTGCACGTGATATTGTGTTGTTAAAAACCGTAGGTTTAAACCCGATTGTGGTGCATGGTGGCGGCCCTCAAGTGGACTCTTTCCTAAAACAATTGGGTCGTGAGTCTGACCGTATTGATGGTATGCGTGTAACTGACCCTGCTACCATGGAAGTGGTGGAAATGGTGTTGGGTGGCAGTGTGAATAAATCCATTGTGAACCTAATTAACCAACATGGCGGTCGTGCCATTGGTTTAACAGGTAAAGATGGCAATTTAATTCGCGCACGTAAATTGTTGATGCAGAAAAACCAAGAAGATGGTTCGGTAAAAGAAATCGATTTAGGTTTGGTGGGTGAAGTCGTTGGTGTGAAAACTGATGTACTGGAAATGTTTACCCAAAGCGATTTTATTCCCGTCATTGCACCGTTGGGTGTCGATGATCAAGGCAATACCTACAATATCAATGCTGACCTTGTAGCAGGCAAAGTGGCTGAAGCACTGGGTGCGGAAAAGCTGATTTTACTTACCAATATCACAGGGGTATTGGATGAAAATAAAAACTTACTCACGGGCTTAACCACGCAGGAAGTTGACCGTCTGATTGAAACAGGCGTGATTTATGGCGGCATGATTCCAAAAGTGGGTTGCGCCTTAGATGCTGTAAAAGGTGGTGTAGTGAGTGCACATATTGTGGATGGTCGTGTTCCACATGCAACCTTGTTGGAAATCTTTACCGATCATGGTGTGGGTACATTAATTACCAATCGTGCCAAACACTAA
- a CDS encoding GNAT family N-acetyltransferase, protein MFEKLNLYRQNFTFPLQKKAEKQTHQYRFEWVEDLKQLHEVQKFRAAQFSQQFGITFDQNIDQDLYDFGCEHAVLRDKYSNEIVAYTRLKLLQGQDLAQSYSAQEFKIIDELGHLSNIVEIGRTCVHHRYRSSRALSILWLNLVPKVLWEMRAKYLIGCVSIRLQGNQARAYYTHQYLKQLSPTQTCAIQPQMAYEPTYPEYSFAQDEKIPKLFDVYLKMHAKLSQQAFYDREFNCLDYFVLLEVNKMAKSFVMKKQL, encoded by the coding sequence ATGTTTGAAAAGTTGAATCTATATCGTCAAAACTTTACTTTTCCATTACAAAAAAAAGCTGAAAAACAAACGCATCAATACCGCTTTGAATGGGTGGAAGATTTAAAACAATTACATGAAGTCCAGAAATTCCGAGCAGCACAATTTTCCCAACAATTCGGAATTACATTCGATCAAAACATCGATCAGGACTTGTATGATTTTGGCTGTGAACATGCAGTACTGCGTGATAAATACAGCAATGAAATTGTGGCCTATACACGCTTAAAACTCTTGCAAGGACAAGATTTGGCACAGAGCTATAGCGCGCAAGAATTTAAAATTATTGATGAACTGGGACATTTATCCAATATTGTAGAAATTGGACGAACTTGTGTACATCATCGCTATCGTTCTAGTCGCGCCTTATCCATTTTATGGCTCAATCTCGTTCCTAAAGTACTTTGGGAGATGCGGGCGAAATATTTGATTGGTTGTGTCAGTATCCGCCTACAAGGCAATCAGGCACGTGCTTACTACACGCATCAATATTTAAAACAACTCAGTCCTACACAGACTTGTGCGATTCAACCTCAAATGGCGTATGAGCCCACATATCCTGAATACAGTTTTGCGCAAGATGAAAAAATTCCAAAATTATTTGATGTGTATTTAAAAATGCATGCCAAATTATCACAGCAGGCATTTTATGATCGTGAATTTAATTGTCTGGATTATTTTGTTTTACTCGAAGTGAATAAAATGGCGAAGAGTTTTGTCATGAAAAAACAGCTTTAG
- a CDS encoding class II glutamine amidotransferase, which produces MCQLLGMNCATPTDITFSFRGFSQRAGITSDHCDGFGIAFFEDKACRLFVDNQSAVESPIAELVRNYPIKSRNVIAHIRKATQGKINLENSHPFMRELWGRQWIFAHNGDLLDFDPPLTGHFTPVGNTDSERAFCFLLDQLVAKFGYVEPSLTQVFELLLEIAPKIAEHGTFNFCLSNGQALFSYAITKLHWLVREYPFKPAQLIDLDVEVDFSQVTTPEDRVAVITTEPLTQNEVWQAFQPGEMILFQYGQPIQRAFTQVDRLVREQANPTLKRITRADQY; this is translated from the coding sequence ATGTGTCAGTTGCTCGGAATGAATTGTGCGACCCCAACGGATATTACGTTCTCTTTCCGTGGTTTTTCACAGCGTGCGGGCATTACTTCAGATCATTGTGATGGCTTCGGCATTGCTTTTTTTGAAGACAAAGCTTGTCGCTTATTTGTGGATAATCAGTCTGCGGTTGAATCTCCAATTGCGGAACTGGTACGGAATTATCCGATTAAATCACGCAATGTGATTGCACATATTCGTAAAGCGACTCAAGGCAAAATTAACTTAGAAAACTCACATCCGTTTATGCGTGAGCTATGGGGGCGTCAATGGATTTTTGCCCATAATGGTGACTTATTGGATTTTGATCCGCCATTAACTGGACATTTTACCCCGGTTGGCAATACGGACAGTGAACGTGCATTTTGTTTTCTATTGGATCAATTGGTCGCTAAATTTGGTTATGTCGAGCCATCTTTAACCCAAGTATTTGAGTTACTGTTAGAAATTGCGCCAAAAATTGCAGAACACGGAACTTTTAACTTCTGCTTATCTAATGGTCAGGCATTATTTAGTTATGCCATTACCAAATTGCATTGGTTGGTACGTGAATATCCATTTAAACCTGCACAGTTGATTGATCTCGATGTCGAAGTCGATTTTAGTCAAGTGACCACTCCTGAAGATCGTGTTGCCGTCATTACGACTGAACCGCTGACGCAGAATGAAGTTTGGCAGGCATTTCAACCTGGCGAAATGATTTTATTCCAATACGGACAACCCATTCAGCGTGCATTTACTCAGGTCGATCGCTTAGTTCGTGAGCAAGCCAATCCGACGTTAAAACGAATTACTCGCGCTGATCAATATTGA
- a CDS encoding bacteriohemerythrin — MKMKWVPEYNTGIDVIDDQHKRILDYINEINDIALHTERDRIKQILDNIIDYTQSHFTFEESLQEEAGYKYRVPHKRVHDLFIKKIESYRDRFEMGHSIEAELHEVLAKWLINHIQHDDADYVGAVKENMMGIIKEKEKKKGKNWFARFFS; from the coding sequence ATCAAGATGAAATGGGTTCCAGAATATAATACTGGTATCGATGTGATTGATGATCAGCATAAGCGAATCCTTGATTATATTAATGAAATTAATGATATTGCTCTTCACACAGAGCGTGACCGCATTAAACAGATTCTCGATAATATTATTGATTACACCCAATCGCATTTTACTTTTGAAGAATCTCTACAAGAAGAAGCGGGTTATAAATACCGTGTGCCGCATAAACGTGTGCATGACTTATTTATTAAAAAAATTGAGTCTTATCGTGACCGTTTTGAAATGGGGCACTCGATTGAAGCTGAATTACATGAAGTCTTGGCGAAATGGTTGATTAACCATATCCAACACGATGATGCGGATTATGTTGGCGCTGTTAAAGAGAACATGATGGGAATTATTAAAGAAAAAGAAAAGAAAAAGGGCAAGAATTGGTTTGCTCGCTTCTTCTCTTAA
- a CDS encoding RnfH family protein produces MTEQAKVWVAYATSEQQFHLEVPFQSGMTALDAIEQSGIREQIELPEILQLGIFGVRLQEATQLLQAGDRVEIYRALTINPKDIRRNRAANNPVGRYAKGNRFKKLK; encoded by the coding sequence ATGACGGAGCAAGCCAAAGTTTGGGTGGCTTATGCGACCTCGGAACAACAGTTTCATCTGGAAGTTCCCTTTCAATCAGGTATGACTGCATTAGATGCAATTGAGCAAAGTGGAATTCGAGAGCAAATTGAACTACCTGAAATTTTGCAGTTGGGGATTTTTGGTGTCCGTTTGCAAGAAGCTACACAATTGCTGCAAGCGGGTGATCGGGTTGAAATTTATCGGGCGTTGACCATCAATCCAAAGGATATTCGACGTAACCGTGCAGCCAATAACCCTGTGGGACGCTATGCTAAAGGCAATCGCTTTAAAAAATTGAAATGA
- a CDS encoding outer membrane protein assembly factor BamE, protein MQKIMLTLFVTSLLAGCSTLGVYKVDIPQGTPLTQAQASKIQVGMSHQQVRFLLGSPTITDPLNPLRWDYVYNYIPGTYAKKAKIPAAHGQHLKIYFDQNGIVNKIEGLETIPESQPGLPGSKEAILTAPPL, encoded by the coding sequence ATGCAAAAAATCATGTTGACGTTATTCGTCACTTCACTGCTCGCGGGCTGTTCGACCTTGGGCGTTTATAAAGTAGATATTCCTCAAGGAACACCATTAACACAAGCCCAAGCCTCAAAAATCCAAGTCGGCATGAGTCACCAACAAGTGCGTTTCTTACTCGGTAGTCCAACCATTACAGATCCATTGAATCCATTACGATGGGACTACGTCTACAATTATATCCCAGGAACTTATGCTAAAAAAGCCAAGATTCCAGCAGCGCATGGTCAGCATTTGAAAATTTACTTCGATCAAAACGGTATTGTGAACAAAATTGAGGGTCTAGAAACGATTCCAGAATCACAACCTGGTTTACCTGGATCGAAAGAAGCGATTTTAACTGCGCCCCCACTATAG